The sequence below is a genomic window from Mercenaria mercenaria strain notata chromosome 14, MADL_Memer_1, whole genome shotgun sequence.
aattataaaaaaaagtggaaGGGGTAGAGAAAGGGTTTGTTGTCAAATTATTCTTTCTGTTCTTATTTTAAAGTATAACAACAGACATATTGGAATAAAGTTCTGCATTAGTTCATGAGAAAATGCTCTTTAAGCAAACATTAcgtttaataaaagttttatacGGACCTGTTTTTTGCAATTCATTCGTTAACTTACATGTATATGACCGTctgttttaaacaagaaaatttcaaagaaacttgtaaatatcaaaagaacgAACACGTTTTACATTTTCGTTAGAAGTCTGTTGCGATTAAAGACATTGTAGCCGTTCTTCAGGAAATCGCTGTAAAATTAAGATGTAGATATCATTCCTCATTGTATATGAGAACAAACTTCATTTAAATccagagacagagagagagagagactggATAGATAGAGAGAGAGTCCGACCGTGCTTAAAGTGAGCTATTTCTTTGACCATATAGGAAAAGTATTTTACAAGTATTAAGAGTAATTTAAACACACAAAAAGAACTAGATGACACTGGGCATAAAAATTGAAACACTGATTATTGAAAGAGTCAAAAAATGTATACACAGAGAAAAAGTCTTAAATAAGCTCATGCTTTCTTTTTCGCATCAAGTAACCCGAAGCCATGTCGCTAATCTGTAATCGGGAATGCTTTGATTAAGCTTCTTTATGTATTTATCCATGTAGTCTTACAACTTCTAAATAATTCTTTGCTTTATGTCTGCCATATGCATGGAAACAATAAAATACCGGAAGAAAAATCCATAGTTCTTTTCACGACTTTTCCCCAAACAACGCAAGTTGGATACAGACAAATAGGAACGTCGTGACTTGATAAGTACGATCGCCTGTCGCATCAGAGAAAAACTGCTTAGTTCAGGTAATTTATATAGGAATATACATCGGCCTGGATGACATACGGTATTTTAAGGTAGAGAATCTTTGCATTCAGGAAGTTACTTTGAGGGTCTGAACTTTACATTGCGCATAACCTACACATGTATTTAACCTCCTTGTCACGCCTAGTGAAGTATATAATTTTGTTACACCTTCATTCAGTCATGCTAAATTAACTGTTATGCGAAGGGTTTTCTTtagtaaaaatgtatattgttttacaAGTCTGATTTTGAAGGTTATATCGTTAGAAATTTCAATCTCTTCAATGTTTAAAGGtttgcatgtatatatatgtatgcatTTACTAAACAGAAGTTTGTCGTTATATCTATACTGTTGAACAAATGAAATGTAACTTTACGAAAGCAAAGTTTCTACTGGTATTCCACGCCATACTGCTTGGAgactagaatattttttaagtggTTTAACAGTACCAACTGTTACTGTAACAACAGATGGCGTCAAAAGTAAATAGAACTAATTTTCCTAAtcggaaacaaatttttaaaacaactggGTATCTACGCGATCCGATCTCAGCTTTTGCCCCCTCATCAAGGCGGCTGTACTGACCAGAATTCCCGGAAGCCGTAATTAGGTTAGTTTTTTTTAGTGAAATGACATTTCCCCTACTGGAATATTTCACTTTTTCTTGTTACTTCCACAGTCTGATGTCAGAAAATCACGTGCAGGGGCTCCCGGGATTATTGATAGACATTTCATACCCAAACTTTTTACAATTGTTTCATTAGAAAATAATGGTTGTCAAAATTCGAACCATGTGATGCCGTGTTGTACATTATCAtgtaaagtaatatttgtacCTTCAATAAGATTTCGATATTAAACGTTGCCAGGAGAACCTTATTGGCgaaagtattttgtatttttgcaacagtatatgttttgataaaaacaatttcTGTTACAAACCAAGCAATCTGTCATTGATTATAACTAACATATTCAGCTATTATATTGACTCATGACCTCCGATTAGCAGACCTACATATACTTCCATTCAATGTCATATACCTCCGGAAACATTGTCTGTATCGAGGACTATTAAAAGCATACAATAAAGGATTAACTGCTGATTTCATCCATAACAGCCAGTTGAAAAATTCGTAAAGACTCCAATTGACACAGTTGTTACATATAGAAATGACCACAGTTGTGATTGTGTATGGAGACCAAAAGAGGAGGAAGGTTAAAACTAGAATTGCCAGAAGCTTTGCAGATTTCATTTTTCGGTTAATAGTTATGGCAATTTTTGTATTTCCTACGGCCCTCATTCCGATATTCGATTGATAGGTgtgattttgaacatttttaatcCCTGTCACTGCCATAACTAAATTTCCAACACATCTTATTTGATGAACGGTTTCCCAAGCAACAGGACATGTTGGTGCCTTTTGCTTATCTTTAGATATACCAATCGCTTTGACATTTCTCGTATTTTCTCTCTCTACTCTCTGCTGCTGTACATGTCGTATATTAGcccatttcaatattttatggAAGAGAAGTCCATTAATAATAGAAAGTGCAATCGCTGGTATCACAAAATCCATTATTGACATTACGATTACGAAAACGTTTTCAAAGGCAAATTCTACATCGCAATCCATATACTCTACTGATGAGTATCCAACCCAGTAGTCCCAAGCAAGTATAGCCGGTCCGTAATAAACGAAAGATATGAACCAAGATATGATTATGACAGTCTTTGCAAATGTCCAGGTTATTTTCCGCATATAGAATGTCCCTAGACTAATCATGAACAGTCTATCCAAACTCAGAACGAGAATTAGTAATGTCGCTTCGGTACAAGCCGTAAAATCTATTAGCAACCATATTTTACAAAACCAATAGCCGAATGGCCACGTGAATTCCATGAGAGTGTATACGGCATAGACCGGCATACTCACAGTACACAATATAAGGTCCGTAATGgctaaatttaatatgaaaaaatcatACACTGTGTTATGTTGTCTGTCACCGAGATAGGCAAATACTGTCATAACATTGCCTGTTATACCTACTAGTGTAAGTACGGAAAGTCCTATTGCCGACGGAACCATCACTGTTGTCGTCATTGCAATGATTCCATCATCGTCTTCAAAATCTGTATTTACACTTGTATTGTTTAAGGGAACAACTTCAGATGATCCAGTAACAGACGGAATTGATTCATTCATTGCTCTGACAGGGTCGTCTATTTTCAACAGTTCCAAGGTGATATGCTCTACAAGAACAACAGTACAGTTGAACTTCATTTGCTCGAACTCAACGGGGCAGTCAAAATTTGTTCGAATTGCCGGCACTTTGAACtatcaaacaaatacaatatatagTGATTTTGCCGGTACCTGTTGATGACGTCGAGCCAAAGATCGTGCTtgaattattgttattattgagTTCGacagtaatataataataaacagtTTTTGATTTATTTACTCAACTGCTTAGTTTTTTTATAGGATTAAACGTACAATAAAATACGTACTTCCAgttctttgcaaatatttttatctagaaatttctaaaatatgttcattaaatttgtcaaagaatacaaaaatcaacaaaaagcATCGCCATGTCCTAACATTTATCAACATatgatataattataaattaaCGTCATCCGTGATTTAACAATTCAATatagaatgtaaataaaaatgtaaacaacttacAACATGGATGAATATGTAGCATATCTGGCAGCCGATgtctaaaaatgttgaaagtatatAGATACTTATTTGTTGACAACGTCATTGTTTGCTTTCACAATCCTTTTTAAACAGGCAAAATATGCGAAACGTGAGCTGAAATGATATGTTGACTTAAGTCAACAAACATTTCCCTTATTGCAACATGTCATACTAATTGCTTTATAAACCAACTATAGTtcgcattaaaaatatatattcaatctACTACATGTGGATATCAATACAGAACAGAAAGTCTAGCGTTGCGTCAGCAATACGAAGGCTAGTTCATGTCAACCCACTTTCAAGTTATTAATCTCAGTTTTTAGCAAATTCCAATGACAATTAGATCTCTCTGCGGGGATTTGATCTGAAGTAGCAAAAAGCTAAGAGCGATTAATTGAAGGAATGCATAATCATCACTAAAATTGATGTAGattgaaatattgataataatgataGTCTGCAGGTTACATTATTTTCTGATTGATTAAATCTGTCTAAAAGACTTATCCCTATAATTAATCTCGTACGtaatattgtatttattaatAGGTTTTAAGATATCTACTTATTCTTCGTGTTCTAATTTCCTGAAATATACTGATAAATTATAAGAAAAACATCGTTGACTATAATAGTTCCTAAAAGGACAAAAACTTTCTGAAGTATAATTTCTATGTGTAAGAgccgagttatggcccttggttaAGTCAAAACTATGCATAAATGGTACGCAAGTTTGTATCACGTGTATGTTAAACAGTGTTTGCACCCCGTCCGCTTAGCTCGGTAGGGAGAGCGTTGatatacggatcgcggggttgcgagtttgatccccgggtagagcgtatgctctccgtgacgatttgataaaagacaatgtgtctgaaatcgttcatcctccacctctgattattcATGTGCGGAAgtaggcagttacttgcggagaacaagtttgtactggtgcagagtcaaggaacactggttaggtcaatCAATTACGCAGTTTGCATTGAAGAGATAGCACTTTTCTGTTCTCACTTTGGACAAACTCAGTCTGTAATTTGAAATATGCAAAGACTGTGCTAGtcatttcttgaattatttatttcattcggACCGGCTACACTGGCTTTGGAAGGATACTCACTTGTACCGTATATGGATTGCGACGTGGAACTTGCCTTTGAAACTGTTTTGAATAAGTACTATGTAAACTACTGATTTTGCatataaatacacattgaaaacTTCGTGCAAATCTACAACAACACCTTTCGGGCCCGCCCGCtgagctcagtagggagagcgttggtctacggatcgcgaccTTCGAGTTCGaacctcgggcggggcgtatgttctccgtaaagatttgataatagacattttgtctgaaatcattcgtcctccacctctgaaaattcatgtggggaagttggcagtgacttgcggaggacaggtttgtactgattcaGAATCCAGAACACTAGTTCGGTTAAccgcctgccgttacatgactggaatactgttgaaaaacggcgttaaacccaaaacaaacaaacaactgataaattatattattttatgtttctgGTACAGTTTCCtcttgttgcgggcctactttttGCTATTCacggctctatggctgtgtttgggattATCTGTGCTTCCGGGATATTTAACCTaactttaatatttaaaacagctAAATCGTAAGAAATTAAGTATATTAAAAATAGACAAGTGTACAACCACGGAAGGCTTTTTAACAACTTTATTGTGGAACTGTTTTGTTACTGGAAAATGTCACCAAAAGCGTGATTTACCTACAGAAGTCCATTGTGAAATTTGACATgagaaacaatattttcaaaactgtcaAAGAAAAGAGCAGGATTTGTATATTTATTGACTGAATTTCTTCCGGATACAACAAGGATTTGAAATATAACGCTTAACAAAATTCTGCCAATACTTGTTTCTAATGTGCAAGAAACATCACAAAGTGCTTGATGAGAAACAGATTACATATAATTTCGCGCATCGAATGGAAACGAATTGGTTAATAGTATTAGAATTATTTGCAACAAAAGATAATAAATGTGTTCATcctttaaatgataaaatgcatttttgttatttatgtcaTCAATTAATTGTTCTTACTCAGTTTCGTCATTATTCCGCAAAATCCAGAcataaactacaaaaaaaaaaaaaaaaaaaaaaaaaaaaaaaactgaaaaatctcAGAGGTTTGTAGTAGGGTCGTGTTGTTGTTTTAGAATATcatcagatattttaatattgtctcatatttaaatataaatcaggGGAAACCTAGTTACGGAAAAGGTGAATTAATTAGTGCTTGCgattaaaaatattatatgtaaTCCATTAGTAAACGGAAAGCCGATTTCATCCATTTCCACCTTCATTTGCATGTGCAATGTAAATAGAACACGAGAATCgtgaattttatcaaaatcaatcaAGAACaaatgatgtcatatacaaataaaatttacaggATCATAGaaagcatataatgcaaccaagcaaactaatggCAGACCCTGTGTCTGTTCATTAGAGTTAATGAAATACGCAACTCCCCTCATGCCTCTTTGCACCAACGTGATAGGGGCTCTTTTATACGTGAACATTGGATAGATACCATGATCAAAGAcaagataaaaaatgttttttaccaGCGCTAAACGTTATTTTCAGATTGCTAAGATACTGTAActgacaaaagataataggtaagggtagatttctcggaagaacAGAGCACtgaaaacacagccccagagtcacgcatttgcatagtaggtccacaacaaaaggagctgtaatggaaaaatatttcagacgggttgcttcaaacatccaacaagtacatataaatttatgctaaatatagatggaggggaaggaaatggttaGGGGCAAAAATtgggccgggggggggggggggggggtgaggaacCCGAAGAGGAAAGTTGAACAATggcgaatatacaagggaatgccatgttctttaataacagtcacactgcaacgtaaaccacaatagtgCTGACACTCATGTACttaagataaacacacaactacgatcaactgaataacagaaaaacaaacaagcaacacataagaaaacagtagggcaccgttatagactcacaagcatacaaacctACACAAGTAGGAAagaacaatcaagtaccgtcttaggattccgCCCGCCAAAacaaggggagccacg
It includes:
- the LOC128548143 gene encoding histamine H3 receptor-like codes for the protein MKFNCTVVLVEHITLELLKIDDPVRAMNESIPSVTGSSEVVPLNNTSVNTDFEDDDGIIAMTTTVMVPSAIGLSVLTLVGITGNVMTVFAYLGDRQHNTVYDFFILNLAITDLILCTVSMPVYAVYTLMEFTWPFGYWFCKIWLLIDFTACTEATLLILVLSLDRLFMISLGTFYMRKITWTFAKTVIIISWFISFVYYGPAILAWDYWVGYSSVEYMDCDVEFAFENVFVIVMSIMDFVIPAIALSIINGLLFHKILKWANIRHVQQQRVERENTRNVKAIGISKDKQKAPTCPVAWETVHQIRCVGNLVMAVTGIKNVQNHTYQSNIGMRAVGNTKIAITINRKMKSAKLLAILVLTFLLFWSPYTITTVVISICNNCVNWSLYEFFNWLLWMKSAVNPLLYAFNSPRYRQCFRRYMTLNGSICRSANRRS